Part of the Candidatus Dormiibacterota bacterium genome is shown below.
AAGATGTAGACCGGCGATATCACCACGGCGAAGGCCAGGAACAGGATCGACACGAGGGATCCCCAGATCCACCAGTGGCGGGACAGACGCAGCACGAGGTAGAGCGGGACGAGGAGAATTCCGAACAGGATCAGATTGACCATAAACGCCTTCGCCTGGTCGCCGAGCCACGGGGCGAAGCTCTGGGTCGCCAGGCCGTACTTGTGCTCCCGGTAATACCCCTCGTAGACCACCATCGGGAACTGGGCGATGGTGATGGCGGCGAACATCTGCACCCAGTAGAGCAACGTGCGCGACCAGTTGAGCCCCCGCCCCAGCCGGCCCGCAATGCGCTCCGCGCGGTCGCGCATCGCGGCCGACCACCCCAGGTTCAGGAGAAGCAGGAGAACCGCGCTGCTGTAAAGGAAATCCCACAGGAGGAGCCAGTATCCGCCCTCGAAATAGGCGTCGGATTTCGCCTTCTTGTCGGGCGGCATCTTGGCCAGGTAGGCGGCGGTCGCCGTCTTGACGTCGAATCCTCCGCTCCCGGCCCCGCTCGTCCCCGGTCCTTCGGCGAACGCCGGACCCGCCCACAGGGCCGGTACGATCAGGATCAACACGGCGAGCAGCAGGCACGTTCGCGGTCGGTTCATGCGCACCTCCCCCCAGTGGGCTGTGAATCATACTCCCTGGGCGCGGGGGAGGTTCCAAAACCGTGATCCGGCTGACCCCGGCCGGATGCCCGCGCCGGCCTCCGTCCCTCGATTCGCTGTAACCGCCCGCCGGCAGGCCGCGTCTTGAGGGTTGAGCGGCGGCCGAGGCGGATCGAGTCCCGCCTCCGTGGCATCATCACCGACGAGCAGCAGAACCGCCTGGAATCGATGAGGCGCCAGTTCGAGGAGCGCCTCGAGAGGCGGGTCGGGCTGGCCCGCACGATCTGGAAGGAGCACGCGGCCGATTTCGTCGACGCGCTCTGAGATCAACCGGCCTTATGATGGCGACGCTTGAGCATCGGACATGAAGCGGATCCGGAGACGGTGGGCGGACCGGCCCACGACGATGAGAGCGACGCGTCCCTCATGGGGCGCGCCGCCGGGGGGGACCCGGCGGCCTTCGACGACCTGGTCCTGCGCTGGAAGAATCGCGTGTTCCGGCTGGCCCTGCGTTTCTTCCGCCGCCCCGAGGACGCCGAAGACGTGACCCAGGAGGTCTTCATGAAGGTCTACCGCACGGCAGCGACCTACCGGATGGACGCTCCGTTCGAGCACTGGCTCCTGCGCATCGCGACGAACGCCTGTCGGGATCGCCTGCGCTCGATGCGCCGGCGTCCCGAAGAGGTCCTGTCGTCGCTCACCCCCGACGCGGGCGCCTGGCTGGACCGGGCGCTCTCAGGGGCGGCGCTGCAGGAGCAGCAGGCCGAGGCGGCGAAGGAGGCGGCCGCCGAGCTTCTGGCGACGCTGCCGCCGAAGGATCGCACCGTGCTGGTCCTCCTGGACCTCGAGGGTCTCTCGGCGCGGGAGGTGGCCGCCGCGACAGGCTCGACGCGCGCCGCCGTGAAGGTTCGCGCCATGCGCGCGCGGCGGGCCCTGCGCCGGCTCGCCGTCGGTCGGAGAGGCGGAGGGGGAACATGAGCTGTCGCCGGACCAGGAAACTGCTGCGACGCGCGGCGCGTGGAGATGTCGCCGACGAGGCGCGCCGGCACATCGAGTCGTGCCCGGCCTGCGCGACCGAGGCGCGCGCCCACCTCCTTCTGCGGCTGGGAAGCGAGCGGGACGGGGGGGCGCTGGTGCGTCCCGGCTTCGAGCAGCGGCTCAGGGCGCGTCTTCTGGCCGAGCCCGCCGTCGCAAGGTCCTCCACCTGGAACGGCGGTTTCGAGCGCCTGGTCCGGCCGGCGCTGGCCGCCGCCGCGGCCTTGGTCCTCGTGTGCGCGGGGCTGTACGTCCAGGTGGCGGCGCCGGAGGGCGGGGGCGACCTGGCGTCCCTGCTCGAGACGGACCCGGTCTTCACCTCGATCCTGACGGTCGACCCGGGCGCCATGTTCGCGGATCCGCAGATCGCTCCCGCGACGGACGAGCCATGACCCGCGGACGCGCGGCGCTTCTCCTCGGCGGGATGTTCGTGCTGGGCCTGGCCTGCGGGGCGCTCGGAACGGCGGCCCTCACGCTGCACCGGTTCCACGGGGGCGGGTTCTCCCACGAGCGCATGGAGCAGTTCGTCGTGCGTCGTCTGACGCGCCGTCTCGACCTCGACGAGGCCCAGCGCAAGACCCTCCAGGAGGTGGTCCACAAGACCCGTCTGCGTCTCGACGAAGTGCACGACGAGGTCGCGCCCAAGGTCGAGGCGATCCTCGACGACGCCTGCAAGGAGCTTCTCCCCTCCCTCGACCCCGAGCAGCAGAAGAAGCTCGAGATCGTCCGCGCCGAGGCCAAGGAGCGCCTGCGCCGGCATTCCCTGAGAGCCCCGTGACGCACCGGCCGGCCTCAGGCCCCGGGCGGTGGTCGGACGCGCGGGACGGCGATAGACTCGTGCATGACCCTTGGCACGAGGCTCACCCTCTTCCTGGCCGGACCCCTCGTCCTCGTGATGGCCCTGTTCGGGTACATCGATCAGCGGACCAGCCGCGCCCTCCTGCAGGACGAGCTCGCGCGCGAGGGACGCGCCCTGGCGAGGACCGTCCAGATCGCCATGGAGGACGCCCTGCGCGACAGGCAGATCGAGGACGTGCGCGTGCTGGTCGACAAGGTCACGGGATACGAGCGCGTCCTCGGGCTGCGCATCTTCGATGACAAGGGCACCATCATCTACGAACCGCCCGAGCTCGTCGCCTACCCGTTCGCCGCGGCCGACGCCCTGCACACCGCCCTGCAGCGAGGCACGCCCTCCGAGGCCCACGGTCGCATCGCCGGCAAGCCGGTCCTATGCCGAGAACCAGCCGTGGGGCCTGTTCGTCCTCCGCCAGAAGACACGACCTCCGACCACCGTCACGCCTTCGGTCGCAACACTCTCGGCGCCACGTTGTACGCTGTGGCCGGGTCCTGAATTCCTGTAGTCTTTCCGCCATGCCCGAGCTCCCGGACGTCGTCGTCTACATCGAGGCGCTCGAGGAGCGCGTCCTGGGACAGCCCCTCCTCGCAGTTAGGCTGCGCAGCCCGTTCGTCCTGCGCAGCGTGGATCCCCCGATCGGCTCGGCCGGCGGGCGCGCGGTCCGCGGGCTCCGCCGTATCGGCAAACGGATCGTCCTCGACCTCGAGGGGGAGCTTTTCCTGGTCGTTCACCTGATGATCGCCGGGCGGCTGCACTGGAGGCCGGTCGGGGCGAAAATTCCCGGACGGCTCGGCCTCGCGGCGTTCGACTTCCCTGCCGGCACGCTCCTCCTGACCGAGGCCGGCTCGAAGAAGCGCGCCTCCCTCCACCTGGTCGCCGGAGCGCCAGCGCTCGGGGCCTTCAAGCGGGGCGGGGTCGAGGTGCTCGAGGCGGACCTGCCCGCCTTCAGTGCGGCCCTGCGGCGGGAGAGTCACACGCTCAAGCGCGCCCTCACCGACCCGCGCCTGTTCAGCGGCATCGGCAACGCGTATTCGGACGAGATCCTGCACCGTGCCCGGCTGTCGCCGCTGCGGCTCACCCGGAGCCTCGCCGACGGCGAGACCGAGCGTCTGTTCGAGGCGACCACGACTCTTCTGCGCGAGTGGATCGGGCGTCTGCGGAACGCGAGAGGCGGCGGCTTCCCGGAGAAGGTCACCGCCTTCCGGGACGGCATGGCGGTTCACGGCCGGTTCGGAAAACCCTGCCCCGTCTGCGGCACCGCCGTGCAGCGCATCGTGTACGCCGACAACGAGTGCAACTACTGCCCGCGCTGCCAGACGGAGGGGCGGGTCCTGGCCGACCGGGCCCTGTCGCGCCTCCTGAAGGACGACTGGCCGAAGACGATCGAGGAGATGGAGGAGGGGCCGGGACTCACTCCCGGTACATCGACTCGATCTCCGAGGCGTACTTCTTCTCGACGATCCGGCGCTTGATCTTGAGGGTGGGCGTCAGCTCCCCCGACTCCGGCGTCATCTCGCGTGGGAGCAGGCGGAACTTCTTGATCGTCTCGTACGACGGCAGACCGGCCATCTTCGCCTCGATGCGCCGTCGCATCAGATCGACGATGCGCGGGTTCTCGAGAAGGTCCTCGACCCTCGTGTAGGGGATCCCCTTCAGCTTGGCGTACGACTCGAGGCAGGCGTGATCGGGGACGACGAGGGCGGAGATGAACTTGCGCCGGTCGCCGATGAGGACGGCCTGCGAGATGAACCGGTCGGTCTTCAGAAGATTCTCGATCGGCTGGGGGGCCACCATCTTGCCGCCGGAGGTCTTCAGGACCTCCTTCTTGCGGTCGGTGATCTTCAGGAAGCCGTCGGAGTCGATGAGACCGATGTCCCCCGTCGCGAACCAGCCGTCCTGGATGGCCGCGCGCGTGGCCGCTTCGTCGCGGAAGTACCCCTTCATGACGTTCGGTCCGCGCACCAGGATCTCGCCGTCCTCCGCGATCCGCACCTCGACCTCGGGAACGATCGGACCGACGGTGCCGATGCGGGTCCTGTCGAGCGTGTTGACCGCGATCACGGGCGAGGTCTCGGTCAGACCGTAGCCCTCGAGGATCCGAATCCCGGCCGCATAGAAGAACTCGGCGATCTCCGGTGAGAGCGGCGCGCCCCCCGAGATCAGGAAGCGCAGGCGTCCGCCGAGCCTCTCCCGGACCTTGACGAACACCAGGTGGTCCGTCAGCGGGTGGAGCAGGCGGACGGCGAGCGGCGCTTTCCGGCCGGCCAGCATGGCGCGCGCGTTAGCCCTGCCGACCTTGAGCGCCAGGGCGAAGATGAGCCTCTTCACGAAGGAGGACGTCTGGACCGAGTCCAGGATGCGCGCATGCACCTTCTCGAAGAGCCGCGGCACGCTGGCCATCACCGTCGGCCGGATCTCCAGGAGATTCTGCGGCACCGCGTCGATCGACTCGGCGTAGGCGATCGTGGCCCCGGCCGACAGGTAGGCGAATTCGACCATCCTTTCGAAGACGTGCGTCAGCGGCAGGAACGAAAGGGTCACGTCGGTCTCCGAGAACGGAATGATCCGGAGGGTGGCGTCGACGTTGGAGGCGAAGTTGCCGTGCGTCAGCATCACCCCCTTCGGGTCGCCCGTCGTCCCCGAGGTGTACAGGATGCTGGCCAGGTCCTCGCGGGTGATCCCGGAGCGGGTCGTCTCGAAGCGGCGCGGGTCGGCGCGCTGCGCCGCTTCGCCCGCGCGCAGCAGGTCCGTCCAGGGGACGGCCCGGGCGGGCGCCCCCTGCGCCGGCGGATCCAGGATGACGACCGTCTGGATTGCCGGCAGGGAGGACAGGATCGGACCCACCTTCTCCAGTTGCGCCTGGGTCGAGAGCACGAGCGCTTTCGACTGGCTGTTGTCCAGGATGAAGCGAATCTGATCCGCCAGGAGCGTGGAGTAGATCGGGACGGTGACCCCGCCCAGGTTCAGGACGGCGTGGTCGAACGCCGTCCACTCGGGACGGTTCTCCGAGAGGATCGCGACGCGGTCCCCCTTCGCAATCCCTTTCGACTGGAGCCCGAGCGAAAGCGCACGCACGGTCGCCGCGAACTCCTCGGTCGAGATGTCCCGCCAGGTCCCGGCCGCCTTGTAGCGCAGCAGAGACGGCTTGCGGAAATGCGCCTCGAGGTGCGTCAGGATGTCGCAGAGCGTCCCGATCTCCACGCCCGTCCCCCGGCCCCGGCTACTTTCCGAACTTCCAGCCCAGGTTCACTCCGAGGAGGTTGGTGAAATTCCTGTACTCCCCCGGCATGACCGGATCGGTGGAGCTGTTCGGATCGCCGGCCGCCACGCGATCCAGGAAATACAGGGCCTGGTAGGCGACGTCGACCGTGAATCCGTTCTTGCCGGTGAAACCGTATCCCACCTGGGCCGAGACTCGGTCGGCGTCCGGGAGACGCGGCCTCACGTGCTCCTTGGAGATGGGATTGAAATCGTAGTAAAGCCCCCAGCGGTACTGGTGCGTGTCGCTCGCGTGGTAGGCGCTTCCAAGACGGAACGAGTAGGTATCCTTCCAGTTCTCGGTCTGATCGATGTCTGCCACGACGGGGATCGGTCCAGGAAGAGAGGTGTTCTTCTCGATGTCGATCCTCAGATGGTCGAATTCGGACCAGTCGGTCCACACGACGTCAAACTCGCTTTCCCATCGTCCGTGAACGCTGGCCACGCCCGTGGCGAACGTGGCGGGAAGCGGCAGCTCAGCGCTTGCTCCGCCGTCCGGGAACAGGGCAGCCAGAGGCGCCGGAACGTTTTCAAACGTGATGTCGCCGTTGATCTTCGGCTTCATCTTCGATCGATAGGAGGCGCCCCAGCGCAAGCCATCCTCAGCGGCCCAGCGCACGGCGATGTTCCAGCCGATGTCGTCGCCGTCACCCGTGATTTTTGTGAAGCCGTCGCATCCTGCGCATCCCAGCGGAGTCAGGTCGATGTTCCGGGAGAGCTCCCGGATATCCGCCCGCGCCCAATCGACTCCCACCGCGGCGGACCAGGTCCTGGCGAACGACCAGGCGAAATTTCCGTTGAAATTGAGCACCACCAGGTTCGACTCTCGCGAGATGTAGCGGCCGTCGAAAGTGTTCGACCACTCGGTCTTGAGCCCGAACGGCGAGGTGATCGACACACCGAAGGCGTACCGCTTTCCGGCGGTCTGCGTGTAATAGAGATTGGACGGCCAGGCGACGTTGTCCTCTTGAGCGAATACCTTGTTCGACAGCTGCGAGTCGAACGACGAGCCGGTCAGCAGGACCGCGTTGGTCCCGAAGCTGAACATTTTTCCCTTGAGCTGCACGATTCCCGCGGGGTTGAAGAACATCGCGCTCGGATCGTCGGCACGGGCCGTGAACGCGCCTGCGTTCGCCATCGCCCTGGCCCCCTGCTCGTAGATGGAATACCCGGAGGCGAAGACGGCGTCCGCCGCGGCCTGACCCAGTGCGAGGACTGCCAGGATGACTGCCGCTCTGCTGCGCATCGGTCCCCCCCTGCGGCACGCGCGTCGCGCACTCGACTCCTGAATCCCGCTCGCGCGGATTGGTCGCATCTTCCCCGACGTCGGTCCGCTTGTCAACGCCCTCGTGGTAGCATCCCCGGCGCGGCGCGAACGCGCGTGCCCCGTCGCGGAGGTCGATCATGAGAGCCGTCGTCGTCCAGTCCATCCTGACGCTGTCGCTCGCGGCGAGCGCGTCCGCCGGCGAGCTGGCCGGCGTCGCCTTGCCCGACCGGATCCAGGTCGATTCGCGCACGCTCGTCCTCAACGGCATGGGGCTGCGCGAGGCGACGTTCCTGAAGGTGGACGTTTACGTGGCCGGCCTCTACCTGGAAACGAAGTCGTCCGACCCTGATGCGATCATCCGCTCGGAGCAGGCGAAGCGGCTGGTCATGAAGTTCGTGCGCGCCGTGGGGCGCAAGGACCTGGTGAAGGCCTGGGACGAGAGCTTCCAGGAGAGCGCCGGCGCGTCACTCGCGGCCCTCAAGGATCGTGTCGCGACTCTGGACTCGTACATGAGCGACGTGCCGAACGGTGCCCTGATGTCGTTCACCTACCTGCCGGGTTCGGGGGTCACCGTCGAGGTGCAGGGCGCCACCAAAGGCGTCATCGCGGGAACCGACTTCTCGCAGGCTCTGTTCGGCATCTGGCTCGGATCGCACCCTCCCAATCCCGGCCTCAAGGATGGACTTCTCGGCGGGCGCTGAGCGCCCGGTGCTCCCCGCGCGCGCCCGCACCCGGCGTTCCCGCGCGGGGGCGGCGGTCGCCGTGTCGCTGGTCCTGGCCACCGCGCCCCCTGTGCGCGCCGAGATGCGCAGCGAGTATCGCGTTCTGGCCACGTACCGGAGCGGCGACTTTGGATTGTCGGCCGGGACCCGCATCCTCGCGCTGCCGGTGACCTTCACGGTCATCTCGGATCGCCAGGAGTTCCGCGTGTCCGTGCCGTACCTGTACGTCACGAGCGACGACCCGGTGACCCTCGTCGGCAACCAGGTGATCAAGCGGAACGGCGTACGGGGCGGCACCGAGTCGGGCCCCGGCGACGTGGTGGCCGAGGAGGAGCATTACCTCCTCGCGGGCGGCGGCGCCCGCCCGTGGCTCTCCATCCTCCTTGCGGTAAAACTTCCGACGGCCGACGAAGAAAAGGGTCTCGGGACCGGCCGGCCCGACGCGGGAGCGGGCCTGGGCCTCATCCAGCCGCTGGGGTCACGGTGGCACCTGCTCGGCGATGCCCAGTACTCCGTCCTGGGGGATCCGCGCAACATCGATCTCCGCAACACTCTGTGGCTGTCGGTCGGGTTGCAGAGGCGCGTCGCGCGCGGCGCCTCGGCCAGCCTGTCCTACGAGCGGCGCGACTCGGTTCTGCCCAATCACCCCGCTCTCTCGAAGATCGCGCTCGTCTACGACCAGGGGCTGGCCCGCCGGGTGAACCTCCGTGCCGCCGTGTCCATCGGCCTTTCCGACACCACCGAAGACTACGGTCTGGGTGTCGGCTTCTCGGTGCACTGAACCCGGCGCCGTATTCGGGGTGAGGCCGGCGGCGGCGCCGCCGGCCTGTTCCCCCCGAACCCGATCAGCAGGCCTGGGTCGTGCAGCCGCCGGTGGTCCGGACGCACCGGCTCCCGACCGCGTCGCTCAGACAGGTGAAGGCGGGAGCGACAAACTCGCACATCCCCCGGCAGCTCTTCTTCGCCGCGTAGGCGGAGGTCCCCGCCAGGTCGGACAGCGCCGAGAGATACGGCGTGGACGTGCTCGACGGCGGGGCGAACGTGACGGCGATCGCGGTGACGACGAGGGCGATCGCCGCGAAGCGTGCAGCCATCCTCAGTGACTTTCTCATGCGACGGGCCTCCTTGCGCCGGCTGGTGTCCGTCCTCCCGGGCGGGGCCGGCCTCCCCCCCGGACGGTCGTGTGTCGAACCTCTACAGGGAGCCCAGAAGATCGTCCAGAAAACGCGGGGTCCCCTCGGCCCCGCTCTCGATCGCGTGCGCCCGCAGTGTATCCAGGAGCGCCCGCCGCAGGCGGACGATGCTCGGGTGGCGCGTGTAGGCGATGTCGCCCGAGTCATAGCGCCAGAAGGCGAACGCCTCGTCGAACACCACCAGCGAGTCGAACCCCCGGAACAGGTGGCGTATTCCGGCCGCGTCGTCGGCGACGATCAGATCGATCCGCAGGGAGCGGTCGGCCACGAGCCTTCTGAGGTTCAGGAGACAGTCGCGCCGCACGTCGCGGCCGATGGCGGCGTAGGGCCCGGTCCCCAGGGCGATGCTCTCGAGGTCGGACCTCAGGATCAGGTGGACCATGACCCAGGGGCGTGACGCGGCGGCCGCCACGAGGCTCTCGCGCCGCCTCTCGCCGATGGTGTCGTACATCGTCACCGCGGCGCGGCTGTACTCCTCGCGCAGCTCCTCGGGCAGGTGCAGGGCGTCGACGGCGAAGATCGCCCGATGATGGGCGTGCATGAACTCCCGCGTCGTGAGGGAGCAGGGAAGGAATTCCGCCCAGCCGAGCAGCTCGCGGGCCCGGCGATCGTACTCGTCGAGGAGCCCCAGGAAATGGTGCGCGCGTCGCGGGTTGGTGAGCGGATCCCAGGCGATGATCCCTTCGGAGTCGTCTCCCACGAGCTGCTCGTGCGAGACGCCGAGGACGTGGCCCAGGAGCTTCACCTCGTGCGGCTGCACCGTGATCGCCGCCCCCTTGCCCGGCCGCGGCAGCCCCGCCTGCTCGAGGTGCGCGACGCGCGAACGGCTCATGCGTGAGACGCGCCGCAGGTCCTCCCCGCCCAGCACACTGCCGGCCGCCCGGTTGCAGCGCTCGGCGAGATCCTCCTGCGTCAGACCCATCCCTTCGCGCAGCCTCTTGATGCGTGTGGCGATATCGCGCATCTGTCCTGGAAGGACTTCGATCAGACGCGATGTCGTCCCCATCTCCATCTCCTTGCCGGCCACGAGCCCGGCAACACCATATGGCGCAGTTCTCTCCCCTTGGGAACCGGGATCTGCGCTTGTGCTCGGGTTCGCACAGACCAGGCTTCGGATCGTGAAACGCGCGGCCATTGGCGCTCTTGATCCTCGCGCTCAAGGTCCGTACCCTGTACGGCTGGAGGACCGAGGTGGCGCACCGATCCCTTCTCGAGGCATCGATCCTGCTTCTGGCCGCGCTCGGCACCGGCGCCGGCGGCGACCCGCGCGACGGGCACCCGGGCGCCGGGCCGGGACCGGCCCCTTCCGCCGCCCCCCTCGCACCCCTGTTCGACGATCTCGGCTCGCACCATCACGCAGTGACCACGAAGTCGGATGGAGCGCAGAAGTATTTCGACCAGGGCCTGCGCCTGGTGTACGGGTTCAACCACGAGGAGGCGGAGCGCTCGTTCCGCGAGGCGGCGCGGCTCGATCCCGCCTGCGCAATGGCGTTCTGGGGCGTGGCCCTGTCCCTGGGACCGAACATCAACCTGCCGATCGACGCCTCACGCAACCGGTCGGCTTACGGGGCGATCCAGAAGGCCCTGTCGCTTGCGTCCCAGGTCACGGAGCCCGAGGCGGCGTACATCAAGGCGCTGTCACTGCGCTACTCGATCGATCCGGGCGCCGACCGGGGCGCGCTCGACCGGTCCTACGCCGGAGCGATGCGGGAGGTCTCGCGGCGCTACGCCGACGACCTGGACGCGGCGACGCTGTTCGCCGAGAGTCTGATGGATCTGCGACCCTGGCACTTGTGGACCCTCGACGGCAAGCCCGAGGAAGGGACGGAGGAGATCGTCTCGGTCCTCGAGTCGGTCCTCAGGCGCAGCCCGAACCACCCCGGCGCCAACCACTATTACATCCACGCGGTCGAGGCGTCGCCCCATCCGGAGAGGGCGCTCGCGAGCGCCAGGCGTCTCGAGTCGCTGATGCCGGGGGCCGGGCATCTTGTGCACATGCCCGCGCATGTTTACATGCGGACCGGGGATTACGCGGGGGCGGTCAAGGCCAACCGGCTGGCCGCCGGCGTCGACGAGAGGTACATCCGGACCCACGACATCAGGGGCCTCTACCCTGTCATGTACTACGACCACAACCTGCACTTCCTGGCGCTCGCCGCCGCGATGGCGGGAAACTCGAAGGCGGCGCGGGAGGCGGCGCTGAGGCTCGTCGAGGACGCGGCACCGGCGGTCAGGGACATGCCGATGGCGGAGTATTTCATGCCGACCGCGTTGTACGTCGCGCTGCGCTTCCAGCGCTGGGACGACGTCCTGCGCTACCCCGAGCCCGACGCGTCCCTTCAGACCACCCACGCGCTCTGGCATTACGCGCGCGGTGTGTCGTACGCGGCGCGGCGCGACCAGTCATCGGCCCTCCAAGAGCAGAAGGCGTTCGCCGCCGAACGCGACCGGATCCCCGCCGAGGCGGCGTTCAACCTGAATCTCTGCAAGGACGTCCTCGCCGTCGCCTCCGCCGTCCTCGAGGCGCGGATGGCGTCGGCCCGCGGCGACCGGACGCTCGCGCTCGAGGCGTGGACGAAGGCCGCGGCCGCGCAGGACCGGCTCGCCTACGACGAGCCGCCGATCTGGTACTATCCCGTGCGGGAGTCGCTCGGCGGGGAACTGCTGCGCGCCGGACGCGCGCGCGAGGCCGGGACGGTCTTCCGGGACGACCTCGACAGGAATCCGAAGAACGGCCGCTCGCTGTTCGGATTGTGGCAGAGCCTCCTGGCGGGAAAGAAGACGCGCGAGGCGCAGGCGGCCCGCCGGGAGTTCGAGGCCGCGTGGGCGAACGCAGACGTCCTCCTCCGGGTCGAGGATCTGTAGAATCGGGACGCACGCATCGCAAGGAGGATCCATGGACAGATCGAA
Proteins encoded:
- a CDS encoding sigma-70 family RNA polymerase sigma factor, whose product is MSIGHEADPETVGGPAHDDESDASLMGRAAGGDPAAFDDLVLRWKNRVFRLALRFFRRPEDAEDVTQEVFMKVYRTAATYRMDAPFEHWLLRIATNACRDRLRSMRRRPEEVLSSLTPDAGAWLDRALSGAALQEQQAEAAKEAAAELLATLPPKDRTVLVLLDLEGLSAREVAAATGSTRAAVKVRAMRARRALRRLAVGRRGGGGT
- a CDS encoding DNA-formamidopyrimidine glycosylase family protein produces the protein MPELPDVVVYIEALEERVLGQPLLAVRLRSPFVLRSVDPPIGSAGGRAVRGLRRIGKRIVLDLEGELFLVVHLMIAGRLHWRPVGAKIPGRLGLAAFDFPAGTLLLTEAGSKKRASLHLVAGAPALGAFKRGGVEVLEADLPAFSAALRRESHTLKRALTDPRLFSGIGNAYSDEILHRARLSPLRLTRSLADGETERLFEATTTLLREWIGRLRNARGGGFPEKVTAFRDGMAVHGRFGKPCPVCGTAVQRIVYADNECNYCPRCQTEGRVLADRALSRLLKDDWPKTIEEMEEGPGLTPGTSTRSPRRTSSRRSGA
- a CDS encoding long-chain fatty acid--CoA ligase, with product MEIGTLCDILTHLEAHFRKPSLLRYKAAGTWRDISTEEFAATVRALSLGLQSKGIAKGDRVAILSENRPEWTAFDHAVLNLGGVTVPIYSTLLADQIRFILDNSQSKALVLSTQAQLEKVGPILSSLPAIQTVVILDPPAQGAPARAVPWTDLLRAGEAAQRADPRRFETTRSGITREDLASILYTSGTTGDPKGVMLTHGNFASNVDATLRIIPFSETDVTLSFLPLTHVFERMVEFAYLSAGATIAYAESIDAVPQNLLEIRPTVMASVPRLFEKVHARILDSVQTSSFVKRLIFALALKVGRANARAMLAGRKAPLAVRLLHPLTDHLVFVKVRERLGGRLRFLISGGAPLSPEIAEFFYAAGIRILEGYGLTETSPVIAVNTLDRTRIGTVGPIVPEVEVRIAEDGEILVRGPNVMKGYFRDEAATRAAIQDGWFATGDIGLIDSDGFLKITDRKKEVLKTSGGKMVAPQPIENLLKTDRFISQAVLIGDRRKFISALVVPDHACLESYAKLKGIPYTRVEDLLENPRIVDLMRRRIEAKMAGLPSYETIKKFRLLPREMTPESGELTPTLKIKRRIVEKKYASEIESMYRE
- a CDS encoding outer membrane protein transport protein; this encodes MRSRAAVILAVLALGQAAADAVFASGYSIYEQGARAMANAGAFTARADDPSAMFFNPAGIVQLKGKMFSFGTNAVLLTGSSFDSQLSNKVFAQEDNVAWPSNLYYTQTAGKRYAFGVSITSPFGLKTEWSNTFDGRYISRESNLVVLNFNGNFAWSFARTWSAAVGVDWARADIRELSRNIDLTPLGCAGCDGFTKITGDGDDIGWNIAVRWAAEDGLRWGASYRSKMKPKINGDITFENVPAPLAALFPDGGASAELPLPATFATGVASVHGRWESEFDVVWTDWSEFDHLRIDIEKNTSLPGPIPVVADIDQTENWKDTYSFRLGSAYHASDTHQYRWGLYYDFNPISKEHVRPRLPDADRVSAQVGYGFTGKNGFTVDVAYQALYFLDRVAAGDPNSSTDPVMPGEYRNFTNLLGVNLGWKFGK
- a CDS encoding chalcone isomerase family protein; translation: MRAVVVQSILTLSLAASASAGELAGVALPDRIQVDSRTLVLNGMGLREATFLKVDVYVAGLYLETKSSDPDAIIRSEQAKRLVMKFVRAVGRKDLVKAWDESFQESAGASLAALKDRVATLDSYMSDVPNGALMSFTYLPGSGVTVEVQGATKGVIAGTDFSQALFGIWLGSHPPNPGLKDGLLGGR